A section of the Hirschia baltica ATCC 49814 genome encodes:
- the glmS gene encoding glutamine--fructose-6-phosphate transaminase (isomerizing): MCGIIGILGTKPAAPRILEALRRLEYRGYDSAGIATLDSGEMFRVRAPGKLKNLEAAMESVKTPGNAGIGHTRWATHGAPNENNAHPHTAGRVAIVHNGIIENFRELREEAEAKGCEFKTQTDSETIAHLVEIELDAGKPPFEAVKTTIAKLRGAFGVAIIIKGEEDLMFGARKGSPLIIGVGNEETYLGSDAFAVAPFTDKVIYLKEGEWCALTRHSINVFNDDGEQVAYTIDTVLGVADVVDKGPYRHYMLKEIFEQPESTARTIGAYVNAVDQTAQLPNEQELDFTSFDRVYIIACGTAYYAGCVAKYWFEKYAKLPVETDIASEFRYREPALSKNALAIFVTQSGETADTLAALRYCQENGLTTAAVVNVPTSTIARESDAILPTLAGAEVGVASTKAFTAQLCSLASLAVIAGRARGVLTEKDETHLTEQLMQIPGRITEALKVENAAKELAVDLSKARDVLYLGRGTMFPIAMEGALKLKEISYIHAEGYAAGELKHGPIALIDENTPVVMIAPTDPLLEKTISNMQEVAARHGKVLLITDENGAKVGADTPAWTLIAPSCDPFIAPILYSVPIQLLAYYVAVEKGTDVDQPRNLAKSVTVE; this comes from the coding sequence ATGTGTGGGATAATTGGAATATTGGGGACTAAGCCGGCAGCTCCACGGATATTGGAGGCGTTGCGCAGACTTGAGTATCGTGGATACGATTCTGCAGGTATTGCCACATTGGATTCTGGCGAAATGTTCCGCGTGCGGGCACCCGGAAAGCTAAAAAATCTAGAAGCTGCCATGGAGTCTGTGAAAACACCTGGAAATGCAGGTATCGGACACACACGCTGGGCAACCCATGGCGCTCCTAACGAAAATAACGCCCACCCTCACACAGCTGGCCGTGTCGCAATTGTTCACAACGGAATTATTGAAAACTTTCGTGAACTTCGTGAAGAAGCTGAAGCGAAGGGATGTGAATTCAAAACGCAAACAGACTCCGAAACTATCGCCCACCTCGTCGAAATTGAATTGGATGCCGGAAAGCCGCCTTTTGAAGCCGTCAAAACGACAATTGCAAAACTTCGCGGTGCTTTTGGTGTCGCGATCATCATCAAAGGCGAAGAAGATCTTATGTTTGGGGCGAGAAAAGGATCTCCCCTTATTATTGGTGTTGGAAATGAAGAAACCTATCTAGGCTCTGATGCTTTTGCCGTCGCCCCCTTCACCGATAAAGTCATCTATCTGAAAGAGGGCGAATGGTGTGCTCTCACCCGTCACAGCATCAATGTTTTCAACGATGACGGCGAACAAGTTGCTTATACGATTGATACAGTGCTTGGCGTTGCCGATGTTGTCGATAAAGGTCCCTATCGCCACTACATGCTCAAGGAAATTTTTGAGCAACCTGAATCAACAGCGCGTACAATTGGTGCCTATGTCAATGCAGTCGATCAAACAGCCCAATTACCCAATGAGCAGGAATTGGATTTTACCTCTTTTGATCGTGTCTACATTATTGCATGTGGTACAGCTTATTATGCCGGTTGCGTTGCTAAATACTGGTTTGAAAAATACGCAAAACTACCAGTAGAAACAGATATCGCCTCTGAATTCAGATACCGTGAACCCGCATTATCTAAAAATGCGCTTGCTATTTTTGTGACTCAATCAGGCGAAACAGCCGATACACTTGCTGCACTTCGCTATTGTCAGGAAAATGGATTAACGACAGCAGCTGTGGTCAATGTCCCTACTTCTACAATAGCCCGTGAGTCAGATGCAATTCTTCCAACATTGGCCGGTGCAGAAGTTGGGGTCGCCTCAACAAAAGCTTTCACCGCGCAATTATGTTCCCTTGCCAGCTTAGCAGTGATCGCAGGACGTGCACGAGGTGTTCTTACCGAAAAAGACGAAACACACCTCACCGAACAACTCATGCAAATTCCAGGTCGCATAACAGAAGCCTTGAAGGTTGAAAATGCTGCCAAAGAACTCGCAGTCGATCTATCCAAAGCGCGCGACGTTCTTTATCTGGGGCGTGGCACCATGTTCCCTATCGCAATGGAAGGTGCCCTCAAGCTTAAGGAAATTTCTTATATCCACGCCGAAGGTTATGCCGCAGGTGAGCTAAAACATGGCCCGATAGCTCTGATTGATGAAAACACACCTGTTGTTATGATCGCACCAACAGATCCATTGCTAGAAAAAACAATTTCCAACATGCAAGAAGTTGCAGCTCGCCATGGTAAAGTTTTGCTAATCACCGATGAAAATGGTGCAAAGGTTGGTGCAGATACACCTGCTTGGACCCTCATAGCGCCTAGCTGTGATCCATTTATTGCACCCATTTTATATTCAGTGCCTATTCAGCTGCTAGCTTATTATGTAGCTGTGGAAAAAGGAACTGATGTCGATCAACCTAGAAATCTAGCAAAATCCGTCACAGTTGAGTAA
- a CDS encoding YcgN family cysteine cluster protein translates to MTLNSLPFWKSKTLEQLSHDEWESLCDGCGKCCLLKLEDEDTGEIAYTKLHCKLFDASTCRCSNYENRKEKVPECVTLTPAKIPDLKWMPVTCAYRLVSEGKDLPEWHHLVCGDRGAIHKAGKSVLGKTVCEDTVFEGTEFDWIVNWEDMEF, encoded by the coding sequence TTGACCCTTAACTCTCTACCTTTTTGGAAATCTAAAACTTTGGAACAGCTTTCTCATGATGAATGGGAAAGTTTGTGCGATGGTTGTGGCAAATGCTGTCTTTTGAAACTGGAAGATGAAGACACTGGTGAAATTGCATATACCAAACTGCATTGTAAGCTTTTTGATGCGTCAACATGCCGGTGTAGCAATTATGAAAATAGAAAAGAAAAAGTGCCTGAGTGCGTAACCCTTACGCCAGCGAAAATACCAGACTTAAAATGGATGCCTGTTACGTGTGCGTATCGCCTTGTATCGGAAGGTAAAGACCTGCCAGAGTGGCATCATTTGGTATGCGGTGATCGCGGTGCTATTCACAAAGCAGGAAAATCTGTCCTTGGAAAAACAGTCTGTGAAGACACTGTATTTGAAGGCACCGAGTTTGACTGGATCGTGAACTGGGAAGATATGGAATTTTGA
- the serA gene encoding phosphoglycerate dehydrogenase produces the protein MTIKVLIGDSLAPGAIDIFKARGIEVDVKVGLSQDELADIIGDYDGLAVRSACKPNAAVFAKADKLKVVGRAGIGVDNIDIPAATAKGVAVMNTPFGNAVTTAEHAIAMLFAAARQIPAASARTQNGEWPKKDYVGTELFAKTLGLIGAGNIGSLVAERALGIKMKVVAFDPYLTEERAVELGVEKVELDELLARADAITLHTPLTDQTRNILSRENLGKTKKGVIIVNCARGGLVDEEALKDLLDNGHITAAALDVFETEPAKEHALFGTRGFIATPHLGASTVEAQDNVAFQVAEQMADYLLTGAVSNALNMPSITAEEAPRLKPFAELAEKLGEFAGQISTEGFDAVEIDYEGEVCELNRKPLTSAALAGIMRASMKDVNMVSAPTVLKERGIDLKESTQEDSDTYDSLIRIKVRVGGKWRTIAGTIVNGQSRIVAVKDMALEAKFRPFILFINNNDEAGFIGSLGSILGEAGVNIATFNLGREEQGGDAIAMVGIDQDVPAEAMAKIEALTQVRYAKVLRF, from the coding sequence ATGACAATTAAAGTTCTTATCGGTGACAGCCTAGCTCCTGGAGCTATCGACATTTTCAAAGCTCGCGGCATCGAAGTCGATGTTAAAGTGGGTCTTTCACAAGACGAGCTAGCTGACATTATCGGCGATTATGACGGTCTAGCTGTACGTTCAGCATGTAAACCTAATGCCGCTGTTTTTGCTAAAGCTGACAAGCTAAAAGTGGTTGGTCGTGCGGGTATCGGTGTTGATAATATCGACATTCCAGCCGCCACTGCCAAAGGTGTGGCTGTGATGAACACACCATTTGGAAACGCAGTTACGACAGCTGAGCACGCTATTGCTATGCTCTTTGCTGCTGCCCGCCAGATACCAGCAGCTTCTGCCCGCACACAAAACGGCGAATGGCCGAAAAAAGACTATGTTGGAACAGAATTGTTCGCAAAAACACTTGGTCTAATTGGTGCCGGGAATATTGGATCTTTGGTTGCTGAGCGCGCGCTTGGTATCAAAATGAAAGTCGTCGCTTTTGACCCTTACCTAACAGAAGAACGCGCTGTTGAACTTGGTGTTGAAAAAGTTGAATTAGACGAGTTGCTTGCACGCGCTGACGCAATCACATTGCACACGCCTCTAACTGACCAAACACGTAATATTCTATCTCGAGAAAACTTGGGTAAAACAAAAAAAGGCGTCATCATTGTCAACTGTGCCCGGGGTGGTTTGGTCGATGAAGAAGCTTTGAAAGACCTTCTCGACAATGGTCACATCACAGCAGCAGCGCTTGATGTATTTGAAACAGAGCCAGCCAAAGAACACGCTTTGTTTGGAACACGCGGCTTTATCGCAACGCCTCACCTTGGTGCATCAACCGTAGAAGCTCAAGACAATGTTGCTTTCCAAGTTGCAGAACAAATGGCGGACTATTTGCTAACAGGTGCCGTGTCTAACGCCCTGAACATGCCATCAATCACAGCTGAAGAAGCACCGCGTTTAAAGCCTTTTGCTGAACTTGCTGAGAAGCTTGGTGAGTTTGCTGGTCAAATATCAACTGAAGGCTTTGATGCAGTTGAAATCGATTATGAAGGTGAAGTTTGTGAACTAAACCGCAAGCCACTTACATCTGCGGCTCTGGCTGGAATCATGCGCGCATCGATGAAAGATGTGAACATGGTGTCTGCACCTACAGTTCTTAAAGAGCGCGGCATTGATTTAAAAGAAAGCACACAAGAAGACAGCGACACTTATGATAGCCTAATCCGCATTAAAGTACGCGTTGGTGGTAAATGGCGTACAATCGCTGGAACAATCGTCAACGGACAATCTCGTATTGTTGCCGTCAAAGACATGGCTCTGGAAGCAAAATTCCGTCCATTCATTCTCTTCATCAACAATAATGACGAAGCTGGATTTATCGGTAGCCTTGGTTCAATCCTTGGTGAAGCTGGTGTCAATATTGCCACATTTAACCTTGGTCGTGAAGAACAAGGCGGTGACGCAATTGCAATGGTTGGTATTGATCAAGATGTACCAGCTGAAGCAATGGCAAAAATCGAAGCGCTAACTCAAGTGCGTTACGCGAAAGTTCTTCGTTTTTAA
- the ruvC gene encoding crossover junction endodeoxyribonuclease RuvC gives MSKAVRILGVDPGLRNTGWGIIDMVGPKLLWVSHGVIKPKTSLPMSERLAFIVNGLNEVIETHKPDEAGIEETFVNVNPKSTLLLGQARGAAMAGLSLAGLSVAEFAATKVKQCVVGTGAADKDQVTFMIKRLLPKAEAMTADAADALAIAITTANHRDIKSYRKTA, from the coding sequence ATGTCTAAGGCCGTTCGCATTCTAGGAGTTGACCCCGGGCTGAGAAATACTGGATGGGGCATCATCGATATGGTTGGACCTAAACTTTTGTGGGTCTCACATGGCGTGATAAAACCCAAGACGAGTTTGCCCATGTCTGAGCGCCTTGCATTTATAGTAAACGGCTTAAACGAAGTGATCGAAACACATAAACCAGATGAGGCCGGTATTGAGGAAACATTTGTCAATGTGAATCCCAAATCAACTTTATTGTTGGGGCAGGCGAGAGGGGCAGCAATGGCTGGTTTGTCATTGGCAGGATTGTCTGTGGCGGAATTTGCGGCAACGAAGGTCAAGCAATGCGTTGTGGGAACGGGAGCTGCTGATAAAGATCAGGTCACTTTCATGATAAAACGTTTACTGCCCAAAGCTGAAGCGATGACGGCTGATGCCGCTGATGCGCTTGCAATTGCGATTACGACTGCTAACCATCGCGACATTAAAAGTTATAGGAAAACAGCATGA
- the ruvA gene encoding Holliday junction branch migration protein RuvA produces MIARLKGIVAATGDGQALIDVNGVGYVLFCGGRTLARLTIGRENTVFVETQMSENAIKLYGFETAEDRAWFSRLQDAPGVGAKAALNILDALTPAQLMDAIVLGDAASVQRAHGVGKKLAERVVSEFKDKPPPAGLFSVSFAPSEGVEGLASTSTASTGSRAAAASALTNLGYQNVDAQRAVAVAAKELGEDASEGALIKAALKALAPS; encoded by the coding sequence ATGATCGCACGCCTAAAAGGAATTGTCGCGGCCACGGGTGATGGTCAGGCGCTTATCGATGTAAATGGCGTTGGGTATGTGCTTTTTTGCGGTGGTCGCACATTAGCTAGATTGACCATTGGGCGGGAGAACACAGTTTTTGTTGAAACCCAAATGTCAGAAAATGCCATAAAACTTTATGGATTTGAGACGGCAGAAGATAGAGCTTGGTTCTCACGGTTGCAGGATGCGCCAGGCGTCGGCGCAAAAGCAGCGCTGAACATTCTGGATGCCCTGACACCAGCGCAATTGATGGATGCAATTGTATTGGGAGATGCCGCATCTGTTCAGCGTGCACATGGCGTCGGGAAGAAATTGGCAGAGCGCGTTGTGTCTGAATTTAAAGACAAGCCGCCGCCAGCAGGTTTATTCTCTGTTAGCTTTGCACCATCTGAAGGGGTAGAAGGATTAGCATCGACGTCTACTGCTTCAACAGGAAGCCGTGCTGCAGCTGCATCCGCACTGACGAACCTTGGTTATCAAAACGTCGATGCACAGCGTGCAGTGGCCGTTGCAGCAAAAGAACTTGGTGAAGATGCAAGCGAAGGAGCTTTGATTAAAGCTGCTTTGAAAGCACTGGCTCCAAGCTAA
- a CDS encoding phosphomannomutase/phosphoglucomutase: protein MPMMPKANIAANTLEFETTPLVKPTGFREYDARWWFGIDGNSKAPELNYLGVQALGLGLGTVVHQMGVEPKIVVGHDYRSYSIAIKQALIVGLIEAGMEVHDIGLALSPTAYYSQFALDIPCVAMVTASHNENGWTGVKMGANKPLTFGPDEMGQLRDVVLNGKFEPRDGGKLIRVEGMREKYIESVSDKIEIKRPLKVIAACGNGTAGAFAPDALRNMGVEVIELDCELDHSFPNYNANPEDSVMLEAMAKALKEHDADVALGFDGDGDRCGVVDNTGEEIFADKIGLMLSRDLSKNYPNAKFVVDVKSTGLYKTDPVLKENGATVDYYKTGHSYIKRRTTDLDALAGFEKSGHFFFRPPLGYGYDCGLVAAAEVLRMLDRNPDKTIAQLKDELGIAYTSLTMAAHCDDEIKYGVVDKVVAAYETLGKEGASILGRKIVEVNTVNGARVTLEDGSWVLVRASSNKPELVVVVESMVSDEDMRALFREEVKPRLAAFDEVGAYNQEI, encoded by the coding sequence ATGCCAATGATGCCAAAAGCAAATATCGCAGCAAATACACTTGAATTTGAAACAACACCACTCGTGAAGCCTACAGGTTTTCGAGAATATGATGCGCGTTGGTGGTTCGGTATTGACGGTAATTCTAAAGCTCCTGAATTAAACTATTTAGGTGTACAGGCGCTAGGGCTTGGTTTGGGTACTGTCGTGCACCAAATGGGCGTGGAACCAAAAATCGTCGTTGGACATGACTACCGCTCTTACTCAATCGCAATCAAACAAGCACTTATTGTTGGCCTCATTGAAGCCGGCATGGAAGTCCACGACATCGGACTCGCACTATCCCCCACAGCTTATTATTCTCAATTTGCACTCGATATTCCTTGTGTCGCCATGGTAACCGCATCCCACAACGAAAATGGTTGGACTGGTGTCAAAATGGGTGCCAACAAACCGCTCACTTTTGGACCTGATGAAATGGGTCAACTTCGTGATGTCGTCCTCAATGGAAAGTTCGAGCCGCGTGATGGTGGTAAACTTATCCGCGTTGAAGGCATGCGCGAAAAATACATCGAGTCCGTGTCCGACAAAATTGAAATCAAACGCCCTCTCAAAGTCATTGCAGCATGTGGTAATGGAACAGCCGGTGCATTCGCACCAGACGCCCTTCGCAATATGGGTGTTGAAGTTATTGAACTTGATTGTGAACTTGATCACTCCTTCCCAAACTATAACGCCAACCCTGAAGATTCAGTCATGCTTGAAGCAATGGCTAAAGCGCTCAAAGAACATGATGCTGATGTTGCGCTCGGCTTTGATGGTGATGGAGACCGTTGCGGTGTTGTCGACAATACAGGTGAAGAAATTTTCGCTGATAAAATCGGCCTAATGCTTTCGCGTGACCTTTCTAAAAACTATCCAAATGCAAAATTCGTGGTCGATGTAAAATCCACCGGTCTCTACAAAACTGATCCAGTTTTGAAAGAAAATGGTGCAACAGTAGACTATTACAAAACTGGCCACTCATACATTAAGCGTCGCACAACCGACCTTGATGCTCTCGCTGGATTTGAAAAATCAGGGCACTTCTTCTTCCGTCCACCACTTGGATATGGATATGATTGTGGTCTTGTGGCTGCTGCTGAAGTCTTGCGTATGTTGGACCGCAACCCAGATAAAACGATTGCACAGCTAAAAGACGAACTCGGCATTGCATACACATCTTTGACAATGGCAGCCCATTGTGACGATGAAATCAAATACGGTGTCGTCGATAAAGTTGTTGCAGCCTATGAAACACTTGGAAAAGAAGGTGCATCAATTCTTGGACGTAAAATCGTTGAAGTGAACACAGTAAATGGTGCACGTGTAACTTTAGAAGATGGCTCATGGGTTTTGGTTCGCGCATCATCTAACAAGCCAGAATTGGTCGTCGTGGTTGAAAGCATGGTGTCAGACGAAGATATGCGTGCTCTTTTCCGTGAAGAAGTCAAACCTCGCTTGGCTGCTTTTGATGAAGTTGGTGCATACAACCAAGAAATCTAA
- a CDS encoding phosphoserine transaminase: MTTLTTPDVRPARAEFSSGPCAKRPGWTPAALEDAPNGRSHRAKIGKSKLKLLIDKSAELLGLPAGYRIGIMAGSDTGAIEAAMWSMLGPRPVDVFAWESFGNDWVTDVTKQLKVDAEVHTADYGQLPDLSKIRKEADVIFTWNGTTSGVRVANADWIPADQEGLVFCDATSAVFAQDLQWEKLDVVTYSWQKVLGGEGAHGMLILSPKAVERLETFTPDRPLPKLFRMTKKGKLNEGIFEGATINTPSMLAVEDCLDALNWVESIGGAKATMARADANLAAVAKFVETSDWAAFLCEDQATRSNTSVTLKITDARVAGLDTDGQQAFVKKMTGLLDKENVAYDIAGYRDAPPGLRIWCGATVDTSDLEKLGPWLDWAFAATVAEL; encoded by the coding sequence ATGACGACACTCACGACACCAGACGTGCGCCCTGCGCGTGCCGAGTTTTCTTCAGGCCCATGTGCCAAACGTCCAGGTTGGACGCCAGCAGCTCTTGAAGATGCTCCCAATGGCCGATCACACCGCGCCAAAATTGGAAAATCCAAACTTAAATTATTGATTGATAAGTCAGCCGAGCTTCTTGGCCTGCCAGCTGGTTACCGTATTGGTATTATGGCTGGTTCAGACACAGGCGCGATCGAGGCTGCAATGTGGTCAATGCTTGGCCCTCGCCCAGTTGATGTTTTTGCATGGGAAAGCTTTGGGAATGACTGGGTCACTGATGTGACCAAACAACTCAAAGTCGATGCAGAAGTTCACACAGCGGACTATGGTCAATTACCTGACCTCAGCAAAATTCGCAAAGAAGCTGACGTCATCTTCACTTGGAATGGTACAACATCCGGCGTACGCGTTGCAAATGCTGACTGGATCCCTGCCGATCAAGAAGGCTTGGTTTTCTGTGACGCGACATCTGCTGTTTTTGCCCAAGACCTACAATGGGAAAAACTTGATGTTGTAACTTATTCTTGGCAAAAAGTCCTCGGCGGTGAAGGTGCACACGGTATGTTGATACTGTCACCTAAAGCTGTTGAGCGCCTAGAGACATTTACACCAGACCGCCCGCTTCCAAAATTGTTCCGCATGACCAAAAAAGGCAAGTTGAACGAAGGCATTTTTGAAGGTGCAACGATCAACACACCTTCTATGCTAGCTGTGGAAGATTGCCTTGACGCCCTCAATTGGGTTGAAAGCATTGGCGGCGCAAAAGCAACAATGGCACGCGCAGATGCAAACCTCGCTGCTGTTGCTAAATTCGTGGAAACTTCTGATTGGGCCGCTTTCCTTTGTGAAGACCAAGCGACACGTTCAAATACATCTGTGACGCTTAAAATCACTGATGCACGTGTGGCTGGCCTTGACACTGATGGACAGCAAGCTTTTGTGAAAAAAATGACTGGCCTTCTCGATAAAGAGAATGTGGCATACGACATTGCGGGATATCGTGATGCACCTCCAGGACTGCGTATCTGGTGTGGAGCAACAGTTGATACATCCGACCTTGAAAAGCTTGGACCTTGGCTTGATTGGGCATTCGCCGCGACAGTTGCAGAGCTATAA
- a CDS encoding dATP/dGTP pyrophosphohydrolase domain-containing protein, protein MTETSKSILVWGDETFGKVQNPVALVKRAAEEMDELIEALENGDTEEAGKEAADVTILLHRLMGTLNKELADEVDNKMKINRNRTWNSIGDGTGGHI, encoded by the coding sequence ATGACCGAAACCAGCAAATCTATTCTGGTTTGGGGTGATGAAACGTTTGGTAAAGTCCAAAACCCCGTCGCACTTGTAAAACGTGCGGCGGAAGAAATGGACGAGCTAATCGAAGCCCTTGAAAATGGCGATACCGAAGAAGCCGGTAAAGAAGCAGCAGATGTCACAATCCTGCTTCATCGCCTCATGGGAACCTTAAACAAAGAGCTTGCTGACGAAGTCGACAATAAAATGAAAATCAACAGAAATCGCACGTGGAATTCCATTGGTGACGGCACTGGTGGACATATCTAA
- a CDS encoding trimeric intracellular cation channel family protein: MENILQIIAYMGIIVFAVSGALLGLRKQMDVVGVAFLASVTGVGGGTLRDVLLGATPVSWVNDPTNIAICIISAVVVCFLNSWIIGQRLKWLLYADAVGLALFAVLGAAKAQEAGAHPFVAILFGAMSASFGGIIRDVICGDKPILFNKEIYISAALLGGGIYVLVPADWMSNEVKTVTATVLAMALRMFAMVRGWHLTFPKYPDELPPAE; the protein is encoded by the coding sequence TTGGAAAACATCCTACAAATAATAGCTTACATGGGCATTATTGTGTTCGCTGTTTCTGGTGCCCTTCTTGGATTGCGTAAGCAAATGGATGTGGTGGGAGTTGCTTTCTTGGCTTCCGTCACAGGTGTCGGCGGCGGGACATTACGCGATGTTTTGTTAGGTGCCACACCAGTAAGCTGGGTCAATGATCCCACCAATATTGCTATTTGTATCATCAGCGCAGTGGTCGTGTGTTTCCTCAATAGTTGGATCATTGGTCAGCGCCTAAAATGGTTATTATACGCTGATGCTGTTGGATTGGCTTTATTTGCAGTTCTAGGAGCAGCCAAAGCCCAAGAGGCCGGTGCTCACCCTTTTGTTGCCATCCTATTTGGCGCAATGAGTGCAAGTTTTGGCGGTATCATCCGCGATGTTATCTGCGGTGACAAACCGATTCTATTCAATAAAGAAATCTATATTAGCGCGGCACTTTTGGGCGGCGGCATTTATGTACTCGTCCCCGCAGATTGGATGAGTAATGAAGTTAAAACCGTTACAGCAACCGTGCTCGCAATGGCTCTACGTATGTTTGCTATGGTCAGAGGATGGCATTTAACCTTCCCCAAATACCCAGACGAACTTCCCCCTGCAGAATAA